In the genome of Hymenobacter taeanensis, one region contains:
- a CDS encoding macro domain-containing protein, with product MAAASFSLLGGVEGGYRAGSPEILAARQKLRANHYSSSLATGEAVITTGGCLPVRYVIHTVGLVWTGGHKS from the coding sequence ATGGCTGCGGCCAGCTTCAGCCTGCTAGGCGGCGTTGAGGGGGGTTATCGGGCCGGGAGCCCCGAGATACTGGCAGCCCGCCAGAAGCTGCGCGCTAACCATTACAGCAGTAGCCTGGCCACCGGTGAGGCGGTTATCACAACCGGAGGCTGCTTGCCGGTGCGCTACGTTATTCATACTGTGGGGCTCGTTTGGACCGGGGGCCACAAGTCATGA
- a CDS encoding 2TM domain-containing protein, producing METPARDPQLWRMAKARARFKSHLFTYITVNLLLWTIWALTDRNFSPLPWPVWSTLFWGIGVAIQGFTTYGNMERGQLSEREYERLLRRRSNQL from the coding sequence ATGGAAACTCCTGCTCGCGACCCCCAACTGTGGCGTATGGCCAAAGCCCGCGCCCGTTTTAAGTCCCATCTGTTCACCTACATCACAGTTAATCTGCTGTTATGGACCATTTGGGCCTTAACCGACCGTAACTTCAGTCCCCTTCCCTGGCCCGTGTGGTCTACCCTTTTCTGGGGTATTGGGGTGGCCATTCAGGGCTTCACTACTTACGGCAATATGGAGCGGGGGCAACTCTCGGAGCGGGAATATGAGCGGCTCCTCCGCCGGCGTTCCAATCAGCTCTAA